The genomic interval AGACTGCCATGAAGTCGGACGACGACACCGTGAACACGTGTTCGGCGATGCCCTCGCGCACCGGCACGGCGAAGCCGCCGCACACAACGTCCCCCAGCACGTCGTAGATCACGTAATCGAGGTCGAGTTCTTCAAACACCCGCTGCTGCTTCAGGAGTTCGACCGCGGTGATGATGCCACGGCCGGCACAACCGACGCCTGGCTGCGGGCCGCCGGCCTCGACGCAGTAGATGCCGCCGAAGCCTTGAAAGATCGCCTCGTAGGCATCGACGCGGCGGCGTTCCGCCAGCAGGTCGAGCACCGACGGGATGTAGGCGCCGCCGCGCAGCGTGTTGGTGGAGTCGGCCTTCGGGTCGGCGCCGAACTGCATCACCTTGTAGCCTGCTTCAGCCAGGGCCGCGCTGATGTTGGAGGTGGTGGTGGACTTGCCGATCCCGCCTTTCCCGTAGATGGCGATTTGCTTCAGTTTGCTGGCCATGGTCGGTTCCTATCCAGAATTGTCCAATGAGTGTGGGGGACGGCGTCAGCCGTGCGAAAAGGTCGGCTCGGCAAGGAGATCGTCGCCGTAAAGCGCGGCGGTGTAATCGCTGATCCCGAGTGCGCCGCAGGCGTCGGTGCGGCAGGGGTGGCAATCGTGGAACACGCGCAAATGACGCTCGGCGTCGGCGCGGGCGACGTAGCGCCGCATCAGGCTCGGGGCCGGCAGATTGGAGAAGCGATGCTGTGGGATCAGCGGGATGATGTTGATCATCCGCGCGCCGGCGGCTGCGACCTCGGCTGCGATGTCCCCGATGTGATCCTCGTTGACGGTGGGGATCAGCACGGTGTTCACCTTGATGGTGAGGCCGAGCGCGGCGGCAAGCGCGATGCCTTCGAGCTGGTTGCCGATCAGACGCTCGGCCGCGGCCCGGCCATCGAGGCGTCGTCGTTGCCACGCGATCTTGGGCGTGATCGTGGCCTGGATGTCGGGATCGACGGCGTTGACCGTCACCGTGAGGGTTTCGATCCCCACCGCGGCGATCTCCTCGATCCGTGATGGCAGCATCAGCCCGTTGGTCGAGAGGCACAGCGTCAGTTGCGGCCAACGGGCGCGAATTCGCACGAAAGTATCGAGCGCATGATCGGTTGCCAGCGGTTCGCCGGGGCCTGAGATCCCGACCACGGCAAGGGAGGGGCAGAGTTCGAGCGCGCGTTCGACCACTGCCTCGGCGTCCTCCGGGGACAACAGCCGCGTCGCGACGCCCGAGCGGTGATCGTGGCGGTTAAAGTCGCGTTTGCAGAATGAGCAGTCGATATTGCAACCGGGGCTGACCGGAAGGTGGAGCCGCTCCGCGGCGGCATGCCCTTCCGACGTGGTGCTGAAACATGGATGCCGGCCTTCCAACGCCGTGAACGCAGGTGTCGCGTGCTGCAAAGCATCGGCATTTGCGTTCAACGATATCGTCATGCGGGGCAGCGCTCCCGCAGCAAGCTGCTCTCCGCCAGTTCTCGCACCACGCTGTCGACGGTGTCGTCGGTCTCGAACGCGAGGATGTTGAGTTCAGCAAGGCGATTGACACCGCATTCGCCGATCTTGGCGACCACGACGGCACGGCAGTCGGCTACGAGATCGACCGAGACGTCGAGCGGATCGCGCTGCTGCGCCGCACTGCGGTCGGCACCGCAGCCGGGGATGTTGCGGCGGGTCTCAAGCAGCCGGGGAGTCGATGTCGAGACATCCCAGATCTGAAAGTCGGTCGCATAGCCGAAATGCTCGGTGACGCCGACGCCGTTCCCGGTGGCAATTGCAACCTTGATCGGTTCGGACTCCGATGATGGCGATCCCATATGGCCCCACGCAGCTCGTCAGCGTATATCCGCGCGCAATGCGGATGATCGATTACGTAGCTGATCGGCCGGAGCAATGGCTTTCGTTGTCGCTCGCCGAAGATGATACACGTTCTGTCGAAATCACCCGGCAATCAAATCGATGCTACGTCGCGTCGTGGCCGGTACGGCGTTGCCTTCAGCCACAGGCATCCGATCGATCCCGCAGGAGTGATCGATTCCAGAACCGTGATCCGCCTCAGTTCCGCGCTGATGTGAGCGGGCGACGCACTCACAAGACGGAAATCAAGATCTCCGTCAGCGCGGCTGAGCGATACAAATTTGCTGCCGATGCTGTGGTGGGGATCGCGTTCTTACTGAAATGCGTTGCCCATATTGACGCCGCAGAGTCGTGCGGCCCACTTTGATCTGCATCCGCGGCGGTGACGTCGTTCCGCAGCTGCAATCGCGGAAGATCGAGAGAATACATCGTGAGCCTGGCCCGTCTTGCCACACCCAAGGATCGCTCGCCCAAGGCGTTGATCGATCTGATTGGGAACACGCCCCTGGTGCAACTGACCCGGCTGGATGCCGGTCCGTGCCGGTTGTTCGCCAAACTCGAAGGCCAGAATCCAGGGGGGTCGATCAAGGATCGCCCGGCGCTGGCGATGATCGAGGCGTTCGAGCGCAGCGGCGAGCTGCGGCCGGGAGGGACCCTGGTCGAAGCCACCGCCGGCAACACCGGCCTCGGCCTAGCGCTGATCGCCGCGCTCAAAGGCTATCGTCTGGTTCTGGTCATCCCGGACAAAATGAGCCGCGAAAAGGTTCTGCACCTGAAGGCGA from Rhodopseudomonas palustris carries:
- a CDS encoding AAA family ATPase, whose protein sequence is MASKLKQIAIYGKGGIGKSTTTSNISAALAEAGYKVMQFGADPKADSTNTLRGGAYIPSVLDLLAERRRVDAYEAIFQGFGGIYCVEAGGPQPGVGCAGRGIITAVELLKQQRVFEELDLDYVIYDVLGDVVCGGFAVPVREGIAEHVFTVSSSDFMAVYAANNLFRGIERFSNSGGALLGGIIANSINTDFQRDVIDDFAARTATPIVQYVPRSLTVTQAELSGRTTIEAAPQSAQAEIYRQLAHRIAEHTESKVPTPLDPQQLREWSSSWADRLVAAERAEAERDRAVA
- a CDS encoding radical SAM protein, which gives rise to MTISLNANADALQHATPAFTALEGRHPCFSTTSEGHAAAERLHLPVSPGCNIDCSFCKRDFNRHDHRSGVATRLLSPEDAEAVVERALELCPSLAVVGISGPGEPLATDHALDTFVRIRARWPQLTLCLSTNGLMLPSRIEEIAAVGIETLTVTVNAVDPDIQATITPKIAWQRRRLDGRAAAERLIGNQLEGIALAAALGLTIKVNTVLIPTVNEDHIGDIAAEVAAAGARMINIIPLIPQHRFSNLPAPSLMRRYVARADAERHLRVFHDCHPCRTDACGALGISDYTAALYGDDLLAEPTFSHG
- a CDS encoding NifB/NifX family molybdenum-iron cluster-binding protein translates to MGSPSSESEPIKVAIATGNGVGVTEHFGYATDFQIWDVSTSTPRLLETRRNIPGCGADRSAAQQRDPLDVSVDLVADCRAVVVAKIGECGVNRLAELNILAFETDDTVDSVVRELAESSLLRERCPA